GGTGCAACCGAGATTGTTCAACTCTTCAATCAGGAAGACTGGCACACGGTCATTATGAATCAGCACGACTTCCCCAGGTTTGCAACGCTCCAGTGCGGCAAGTGTTCGCATCATGGGCTGTGGCGGTTCTAATCCGCGATTGTCCAATATAACTTTGGGTGCCTGTGGAGGTTCAATGGCTGCAATTGCAACAGCTTGCTCCTCCGGATGCCCTTTCCATGAAGCAGATTCTTCGTCTGAATCGGGTTCCGAATTAACTTCTAATCCAGATAAAACCATTGCAGAAGTTACCTTTGCACCGGTTTTATTTTTTTTGTGCACAAATGTGGTAACCCAGTGATCTGAACTCCTACGTTCAGATGTGCTGGAATATCCTTTCAGCTTGAGAATACCGAGCAGAGGCGTTGGTTTGAATGGAGCATGTAGGACAAACACATCGTTATGCTGAAGGCCCTTGACCGTATCCATGATCAGCTGAAACGGCTCCAGCTTTTTACTCAGATGAGGGCGCACATCCAATTCAACAATATGGACATCAGATGGAGACATGTGCGTTCACATCCAATCCTGCGCCAGCTACATCCGTCTGCTGTACCAACTGTAGAGATGATTCATACAGGGCGGCCATACCACCGTACAGCGCATAGAAGAATGAGTCCGGTGCATCGAGGGAGAAGGAAAGATAGGCTTTGGGGTCCATGCCGAGCACACGCTCAAAAAGTCTTGCACTGTCATAGGCGTAAAAACAGAAGTGAGTATATTCGAACACAGGCATTTTTTCGTAAATGGTAATAATCTCTTGCGCATACTCGGCCTGCTCACGCTGTGCTATCTGCACCATGGTTGTGGCATCTTCCAACCTCAGCGTGATGCGAAGTGTAGTATCGTCAATGATTTCAACGTGGGCCATAGCGGTTCAGCTCCAATCTATAATTTGCTGATTTTGACCTGGAAGGTTGTAGGGCCCTGCTCAATATACTCCCAGTTGAAGCCATCGGGATGTGTGGACTGGAACTGGAATCGAAGTGGCTTTGGATCGTGATCATTGATGAGCAGCATGGATTCCTGGGGTTGCAACTGATCAAACGTTTCGAAAATAACTTTATGTTTCAAATGCGGTGGATACTCCGTGGCATTAATGGTTGCTGCGTATGTGTTCATGTGTCATTCCTCCAAATTGGGATAGTGTGGTGTTGCAATTTGATTATAGAAAACGTGAGGAGGGGGCTGTGTGAGCCTGCTCACACATTTTCTTTTGCCATAATTTTGCCTTATTTAGACCAGAATCCTGTTTGGTAAAGGATTACAGAGCATATATAAATGTGCAACTGTGCGCTATGTTTCACTTCTTGTGATATTTTGCACAGTTCGCCGAGCGAGACATCCTTATATTTAGCGTCAAGATGACACTGGATGAGAGAAAACAGCTTTCTCCTTCGGCTGATGTGAAGACAGCACCCTAGAGAAGGGAGGTACGTGTATGGAATCAAAATTAATGGACCCGTTTGGAAGAATACATGATTACTTAAGAATTTCGGTTACGGATCGCTGTAATCTCCGCTGTGTGTATTGCATGCCGGAGGAAGGAATGCAGTTTGAACCGACAGAACGAATCCTGTCCTATGAAGAAATCACGTTCATCGTTAAGGCGCTTGCTCCACTGGGTATTCGGAAATTGCGTTTAACTGGAGGGGAGCCTCTTGTTCGTAAGGGGCTGGATCAACTGATTGCGATGTTGTCCGCTATTCCAGGAATTGAAGATATCGCATTGACAACCAATGGCATCTATTTGGCAGCTTATGCGGATCTGCTGAAGGCTGCGGGGCTAACACGGGTGAACATAAGCCTGGATTCTTTGAAGCCAGAACGATTCGCAAGCATTACCCGAGGCGGCAAGGCGCAGCGTGTGTTGGACGGCATTAAGGCCAGCCAAAAAGCCGGATTTCATCCGATCAAGCTGAACGTGGTGCTGATGAAAGGCGTGAACGACGATGAAGTGGAAGACTTTCTGCGGATGACCCGGGATGAACCCATTCATATTCGTTTTATCGAGTATATGCCTATAGGTGAAAGTGGAGAAGGTTGGAGATCAGGGTATATGCCCCTCGAACATGTGCTGGAAACATGCGGAGCACGATGGGAGTACGAAAGCTGTGGAGAGATTTATGGGAATGGACCGGCAGATAGTTATCGCATAGTGGGAGCTGCTGGAACCTTTGGTCTGATTCACCCGGTGAGCAGCCATTTCTGCGGGAATTGCAATCGGCTGAGACTGACGGCAGACGGTAATATCAAACCTTGTCTCTACTGGTCGGATGAATTCAATGTTCGTCCACTCGTAGGTGATGACAAGGCGGTGCAGGATTTATTTTACAAGGCGCTCGGAGCCAAACCCGAAACACATGACATGTTAAAAGCCTTAAACGGGCAACAGATCGACGGCACGCCAACGTTGCGACATATGTCGCAAATCGGAGGTTAGCAACAGCAGTTCAGGATTCAACTTGCATCAACAGGTCATATATGTGGGAGGACAACAATGAGTAACAAAAGCATGCCCTGGATGGGCAAACTCAAGTATTTTGCCAAACGTGAAAAAAGTGCGGAAGGCTGGAGTGAGATGTCCCCGGTCAACCGGGATTGGGAAGATGTCTACCGCCGCCGCTGGCAGCATGACAAAGTGGTGCGTTCCACACACGGCGTCAATTGTACAGGATCATGCAGCTGGCAGATCTATGTGAAAGACGGCATTGTCACTTGGGAAACGCAGGCTACCGACTATCCTTCAACCGGACCGGATATGCCGGAATTTGAGCCACGAGGTTGTCCACGTGGAGCGAGTTTCTCATGGTATCTGTACAGCCCGCTGCGTGTCAAACATCCTTACGTTCGTGGTGCGCTGCTGGACATGTGGCGTGATGCGCTTCAGACACATGGTGACCCGGTTCAAGCATGGTCCAGTATTGCGGATGATCCGGCCAAAGTGAAAAGATACAAATCTGTACGTGGTAAAGGTGGATTAATTCGCGCGTCATGGGGTGAAGTGACGCAGATTATTGCCGCTTCGCTGATTCATACGATCAAAGAATACGGACCGGACCGGATTATTGGTTTCTCTCCGATTCCTGCCATGTCGATGGTCAGTTATGCAGCAGGGTCACGGTTCTTGTCCCTGATGGGATCACCATTGCTCAGTTTCTACGACTGGTATGCGGATCTGCCGCCGGCTTCACCTCAGATCTGGGGCGATCAAACGGATGTGCCGGAGAGCAGTGACTGGTACAACTCGGGATACATTCTGGTATGGGGCTCTAATCTGCCAATGACGCGGACACCGGATGCCCACTTCCTGGCTGAAGCACGTTATCGGGGAACGAAAGTGGTATCGATCAGCCCGGATTATGCGGAATATGTGAAATTTACAGATACATGGATGTCGGTAAAACAAGGAACGGACGGCGCTCTGGCGATGGCTATGGGCCATGTCATCCTGAAAGAGTTTTATATTGAAAAGCCCACGGACTATTTCATGCAGTATGCCAAACAGTATACGGACTTTCCAAATCTGCTGATTGTGGAAGAAAAGGACGGGATACACACAGCAGGCAGATTTCTCGTTGGGGAAGACCTGGGTATTACGGGCAACAATATGGCATGGAAAACCCTTGTATTCGATGAGAACAGTGGAACCTATGCGATGCCAAAAGGAAGTTTGGGCTTCCGTTGGGGGGAAGAAGGCACATGGAATCTCAAAATGGAACAGGTGGAGAACGGTGAGCCGATTGATCCAAGACTATCCATGCTCGGTGTTCATCATGACCTCGTAACCATTCAACTGCCGTACTTTGATGATGAGGGAAAACATGTCATGAAGCGGCAGATTCCTGTACGCCAGATTTGGTTGGGGGACAGATGGATTACGGTAACAGCCGTATACGATCTGGTACTTGCCAAATACGGAATTGAACGTGAAATGACACGTTCTGCGGATTCAGCAGAAGTAGTCACTGGTGCGGAGCAGTTAAGTGTACGTGTTCACCGTGGAGACGACATCTTACATGCACCACAGGTAAAACCATTCACTCCAGAGTGGCAAGAGAAAATCACTGGTGTGGACCAAGAGACTGTCGTACAGATTGCACGTGAGTTTGCACAAAATGCGATCGATACCAAAGGGCGTTCCATGATCATCATGGGAGCCGGTATTAATCACTGGTACAACTCCGACGTCATCTATCGCGCCATCATTAACTTAATACTGATGACAGGCTGTCAGGGTGTGAACGGTGGAGGTTGGGCGCACTATGTCGGTCAAGAAAAACTGCGTCCGG
The nucleotide sequence above comes from Paenibacillus sp. W2I17. Encoded proteins:
- the moaA gene encoding GTP 3',8-cyclase MoaA, which translates into the protein MESKLMDPFGRIHDYLRISVTDRCNLRCVYCMPEEGMQFEPTERILSYEEITFIVKALAPLGIRKLRLTGGEPLVRKGLDQLIAMLSAIPGIEDIALTTNGIYLAAYADLLKAAGLTRVNISLDSLKPERFASITRGGKAQRVLDGIKASQKAGFHPIKLNVVLMKGVNDDEVEDFLRMTRDEPIHIRFIEYMPIGESGEGWRSGYMPLEHVLETCGARWEYESCGEIYGNGPADSYRIVGAAGTFGLIHPVSSHFCGNCNRLRLTADGNIKPCLYWSDEFNVRPLVGDDKAVQDLFYKALGAKPETHDMLKALNGQQIDGTPTLRHMSQIGG
- a CDS encoding DUF2249 domain-containing protein — translated: MNTYAATINATEYPPHLKHKVIFETFDQLQPQESMLLINDHDPKPLRFQFQSTHPDGFNWEYIEQGPTTFQVKISKL
- a CDS encoding DUF2249 domain-containing protein, whose protein sequence is MSPSDVHIVELDVRPHLSKKLEPFQLIMDTVKGLQHNDVFVLHAPFKPTPLLGILKLKGYSSTSERRSSDHWVTTFVHKKNKTGAKVTSAMVLSGLEVNSEPDSDEESASWKGHPEEQAVAIAAIEPPQAPKVILDNRGLEPPQPMMRTLAALERCKPGEVVLIHNDRVPVFLIEELNNLGCTYRVEDQADGTAKVRIEKG